In the Nitrospirota bacterium genome, one interval contains:
- a CDS encoding CDP-alcohol phosphatidyltransferase family protein, with the protein MNIPNSLTILRILLIPCYIGLLIYGRFNEALVVLLVAGITDALDGAIARMKNQHTRFGAVLDPLADKLLLTSGFITLSMIHLIPLWVTILVVSRDVILLLGTAVAHFTESRIDITPTFLGKGTTFLQLSYVVVVIFLTSRHIDLSIMLPLLLGMVSFTLLSGLHYLYRGFRHTSVTGG; encoded by the coding sequence ATGAATATCCCCAACAGCTTGACCATCCTCCGTATTCTCCTCATCCCCTGCTACATTGGGCTGCTGATATACGGGAGATTCAATGAAGCGCTTGTCGTGCTTCTCGTGGCTGGGATCACTGATGCGCTCGATGGGGCGATCGCGCGCATGAAGAACCAGCATACAAGGTTCGGGGCCGTGTTGGATCCTCTGGCTGATAAATTACTCCTGACCTCGGGGTTCATCACGCTATCAATGATTCATTTGATTCCTTTGTGGGTAACCATCCTCGTGGTCAGCCGGGATGTGATACTGTTGCTGGGAACGGCGGTCGCACACTTCACAGAGTCTCGCATCGATATCACTCCCACATTCTTGGGTAAAGGCACCACGTTTCTCCAGTTGTCCTATGTTGTCGTCGTGATATTCTTGACCTCCCGTCACATCGACCTCAGCATCATGCTGCCTCTCTTGCTCGGCATGGTTTCCTTCACGCTGTTATCCGGGTTGCACTATCTCTACAGAGGGTTTCGACACACGAGTGTGACCGGCGGCTAA
- a CDS encoding type II secretion system F family protein, whose amino-acid sequence MATFAYVGRTRGGTVKKGELSAKTRDEAVDQLRKQSVVVTSLEEKKSGAGGFKINLGSGLTDKDLVVFTRQFGTMINAGLPLVQCLEILSTQSENKVLRETIGEVKVQVEAGSTFSDALRRFPKIFDDLYVNLVHAGEVGGLLDTILTRLAVYIEKAMKLKGQIKSAMVYPITIMGVAVVVITILMLFVIPIFAKMFLDLSGGKVALPGPTQIVIDTSNFFIAYWYIILGGIVGLIFGIKKYYGTVKGRKVIDKLLLKVPVVGDLIRKASVAKFTRTLGTLLSSGVPLLDGMSICAKTSGNKVVEETLLDARLSISGGKTIADPLASSGVFPKMVTHMIAVGESTGALDAMLGKIADFYEEEVDQAVASLTALLEPAMMVFLGVVIGFIVIAMYLPIFKMASAIG is encoded by the coding sequence ATGGCTACCTTTGCGTACGTCGGACGAACCAGAGGGGGTACGGTCAAGAAGGGCGAGTTGAGCGCGAAAACCCGCGATGAGGCGGTGGATCAACTCCGCAAGCAAAGCGTCGTTGTCACCAGTCTGGAAGAAAAAAAGAGTGGAGCAGGTGGATTCAAGATAAACTTGGGCTCCGGCCTCACCGATAAAGACCTGGTTGTATTTACACGGCAATTTGGCACGATGATCAATGCGGGTCTGCCCTTGGTGCAGTGCCTCGAAATCCTCTCGACCCAGTCCGAGAATAAAGTACTACGAGAGACGATTGGTGAAGTAAAGGTTCAGGTTGAGGCAGGTTCGACTTTCTCGGATGCCTTGCGGCGCTTTCCCAAAATCTTCGACGATCTCTACGTGAATTTGGTTCATGCCGGTGAGGTGGGGGGCCTGCTCGATACGATCCTGACACGTCTCGCCGTATACATTGAGAAAGCGATGAAGCTCAAAGGGCAGATCAAGTCTGCCATGGTATATCCCATCACGATCATGGGCGTCGCAGTTGTTGTTATTACTATCCTCATGCTCTTTGTCATTCCAATCTTTGCAAAGATGTTTCTTGACCTGTCAGGTGGGAAAGTGGCGTTGCCAGGTCCTACGCAAATTGTTATCGACACGAGCAACTTCTTTATAGCCTACTGGTACATCATTCTTGGCGGTATTGTGGGGCTCATCTTTGGTATTAAGAAATATTATGGGACGGTTAAAGGTCGGAAGGTCATTGATAAATTGCTTCTCAAGGTACCAGTGGTGGGAGACCTCATCAGAAAGGCTTCGGTCGCCAAGTTTACCCGCACGCTCGGGACTTTGCTCTCGAGCGGGGTTCCATTACTCGATGGCATGTCCATCTGCGCAAAGACATCGGGCAATAAGGTTGTTGAAGAAACGTTGCTGGATGCTCGCCTCAGTATCAGTGGCGGAAAGACCATCGCCGATCCCTTGGCATCGAGCGGGGTGTTTCCCAAGATGGTGACGCATATGATTGCCGTCGGTGAATCAACCGGCGCGCTCGACGCCATGTTGGGGAAAATCGCAGACTTTTACGAAGAAGAAGTTGATCAGGCGGTTGCCTCGTTGACGGCGTTGCTTGAGCCGGCGATGATGGTGTTTCTGGGGGTTGTCATCGGGTTTATCGTGATTGCCATGTATCTTCCGATATTTAAAATGGCGTCCGCAATCGGGTGA
- a CDS encoding PAS domain S-box protein: MSNLRTRLYWIMGLRMALVTLMLGLSLVFQVGKDGRIETFYTLIIVACVLTIPSAILLRMLTSQAALTILFWTQVAIDFLLETVLVTRTGGIDSPFAVLYVMTVAVASLVPRRRVGLLTACFCIIFFGALTNIQLYGLIEEWGWMPPSRLTLPETFQTFGVYALALLVVGILGGTLAEQLQLADRSLREKEQGLTRLQVFHENIVHSISSGVFTADAGGCITSFNPAAQEATGYTIADVAGRPWREVFNWHPSEPADERLNGAVPAATRFEVECKRADGNRLILGMTLSPLHEQGKQTGLVGVFKDLTQIRDLEEEMRRKEWLASLGEMSAGMAHEIRNPLGALAGAMQMLRKDAIEDETNRRLMDIAIREATRLDNIITEFLQYARPPALDLAERDLNKVLAETLDLVQHEARTRSKINIVTSLAVEPLTAMVDQDQFRQVFWNMATNAFEAMPNGGQLTISTSCRRIEIGERRGDVIEIAFHDTGEGIPRQNLDKIFLPFFTTKKEGSGLGLAAVHRIVDLHGGWIKVESQEREGSRFVVCMPRSGETGVRLWHEGRTPWKRS; the protein is encoded by the coding sequence ATGAGTAATCTTCGCACAAGACTCTATTGGATCATGGGGCTTCGAATGGCTCTTGTGACCCTGATGCTCGGCCTGTCCCTCGTATTTCAAGTCGGGAAGGACGGGCGGATTGAAACGTTCTACACCCTGATTATCGTTGCCTGCGTCTTGACGATCCCTTCCGCTATTCTGCTCCGAATGCTCACCTCACAAGCGGCTCTCACGATACTTTTTTGGACTCAAGTGGCGATCGACTTCCTCCTTGAAACTGTGTTGGTGACGAGAACGGGAGGGATCGACAGTCCGTTCGCAGTGCTGTATGTGATGACGGTGGCAGTCGCGAGCCTCGTTCCGCGCCGGCGGGTAGGGCTTCTTACCGCCTGTTTTTGTATTATTTTTTTTGGAGCCTTAACGAATATTCAACTGTATGGTCTTATCGAGGAGTGGGGTTGGATGCCGCCGAGTCGGCTGACTCTGCCTGAAACATTTCAAACATTCGGGGTCTATGCCCTTGCCCTGCTTGTCGTTGGGATTCTGGGTGGGACCTTGGCCGAACAACTTCAGCTGGCAGATCGATCGTTGCGCGAGAAGGAGCAGGGGTTAACGCGTCTCCAAGTCTTTCACGAGAATATCGTTCATAGCATCAGCAGCGGCGTATTTACTGCAGATGCCGGGGGATGCATCACGTCATTCAACCCAGCGGCACAGGAAGCGACTGGGTATACGATTGCTGACGTGGCCGGACGTCCCTGGCGCGAGGTTTTCAACTGGCATCCTAGTGAACCAGCAGACGAACGACTCAATGGTGCGGTGCCCGCGGCGACGAGATTCGAAGTAGAATGTAAGCGTGCTGATGGTAACCGACTGATTCTCGGAATGACCCTTTCTCCATTGCATGAACAGGGGAAGCAGACAGGCTTGGTCGGTGTGTTCAAAGATCTGACACAGATTCGAGATCTTGAAGAGGAGATGCGTCGAAAGGAGTGGCTGGCGAGTTTGGGTGAAATGTCTGCCGGGATGGCCCACGAGATTCGGAATCCGCTTGGCGCATTGGCTGGCGCAATGCAAATGCTCCGGAAAGATGCCATAGAAGATGAAACCAATCGCCGGTTGATGGACATTGCGATTCGGGAGGCAACGCGCCTTGACAACATCATCACCGAGTTTCTCCAGTACGCACGTCCGCCGGCGCTTGATCTCGCGGAGCGTGATCTCAATAAAGTGCTTGCTGAGACGCTCGATCTCGTTCAACATGAAGCGCGGACACGTTCCAAGATCAACATCGTTACGTCTCTGGCGGTCGAACCGCTTACCGCCATGGTTGATCAGGATCAGTTCCGGCAAGTCTTCTGGAATATGGCAACGAATGCATTTGAAGCGATGCCTAATGGTGGTCAGTTGACGATCTCGACGAGTTGCCGCCGCATTGAAATTGGTGAACGTAGGGGAGACGTCATTGAAATCGCGTTTCACGATACAGGGGAAGGGATTCCGCGACAGAATCTCGACAAGATTTTTCTTCCGTTTTTCACGACGAAAAAGGAGGGGTCGGGACTGGGTCTTGCCGCGGTACATCGCATCGTCGATCTGCACGGCGGGTGGATCAAGGTTGAAAGTCAGGAACGGGAAGGCTCTCGGTTTGTCGTATGTATGCCGCGTTCAGGGGAAACCGGGGTGCGGTTGTGGCATGAGGGACGGACACCGTGGAAAAGATCTTAG
- a CDS encoding sigma-54-dependent Fis family transcriptional regulator — MEKILVVDDERGLREVLSIMLKRAGYAVIEASDGEEAIGHIDKEIFDLVITDLRMPKADGMAVLKAVKSSSPETVVLVITAFATADSAVDAMKQGAYDYLTKPFQVDEVQLIIRNALEKRRLSAENILLKREMASQSSFAQLVGQSESMQKVFDVVRQVADAKSNVLICGESGTGKELVARAIHYNSARSSMPFVAVNCSAVPETLLESELFGHMKGSFTGAMANKAGLFEVANGGTIFLDEIGDTTPIIQVKLLRVIQEREFRRVGGNQDIKVDVRIVAATNRDLEKAVADGSFREDLYYRLDVIPIRLPPLRLRTGDIPLLVNHFLEKFSQESGKPAPVLTSGAMQVLLGHEWRGNVRELENLIERVVTFSSGAPVSDEDIRGWLHRAVTPQQQGVPTDLPEDGLDLEELINGIEKDLLLKALERAMWVKKKAARLLKLNTRSFRYRLEKYAIKGGRD; from the coding sequence GTGGAAAAGATCTTAGTTGTTGACGACGAGAGAGGGCTGCGCGAAGTCCTGAGCATCATGCTCAAACGGGCGGGCTATGCCGTGATCGAGGCGTCGGATGGTGAAGAGGCCATCGGCCATATAGACAAGGAGATATTCGATCTCGTCATTACAGACCTTCGTATGCCGAAGGCTGATGGTATGGCGGTCTTGAAGGCGGTGAAGTCTTCTTCTCCTGAGACCGTGGTCCTCGTCATTACGGCATTTGCGACTGCAGACTCGGCGGTTGATGCGATGAAACAGGGTGCGTATGACTACCTGACCAAGCCGTTTCAGGTTGATGAAGTACAGCTGATCATCCGCAACGCCCTGGAGAAGAGGCGTCTCTCGGCGGAAAACATTCTCCTAAAGCGTGAAATGGCGAGCCAGTCGTCGTTTGCCCAACTGGTCGGCCAAAGTGAGAGTATGCAAAAGGTATTCGACGTGGTGCGCCAGGTCGCAGACGCCAAGAGCAATGTGCTGATTTGTGGAGAAAGCGGAACGGGAAAAGAGTTGGTGGCTCGCGCGATTCACTATAACAGTGCCCGAAGCTCGATGCCCTTTGTGGCAGTGAATTGCAGTGCCGTGCCGGAGACGTTACTCGAAAGCGAACTCTTCGGGCATATGAAGGGGTCCTTTACCGGTGCGATGGCCAATAAGGCAGGGTTGTTCGAGGTCGCCAACGGCGGCACGATTTTCCTGGATGAAATTGGCGATACGACCCCGATAATCCAAGTCAAGCTGCTGCGTGTTATTCAGGAACGGGAATTCCGGCGCGTAGGCGGCAATCAGGATATCAAGGTCGATGTGCGCATTGTAGCCGCGACCAATAGGGATCTGGAAAAGGCCGTGGCCGATGGCTCATTTCGTGAAGATCTCTATTACCGCTTGGATGTGATTCCGATTCGGCTCCCGCCGTTGCGCCTTCGAACAGGAGACATTCCGCTTCTTGTAAACCATTTCCTGGAGAAGTTTTCACAGGAGAGCGGCAAGCCGGCTCCCGTATTGACCTCAGGGGCGATGCAGGTGCTGCTGGGGCATGAATGGCGCGGTAATGTGCGCGAACTTGAAAATCTCATTGAGCGCGTGGTTACTTTTTCCTCCGGTGCACCTGTGTCGGACGAGGATATCCGCGGCTGGCTTCACCGTGCCGTCACCCCACAGCAGCAGGGAGTGCCTACCGATTTGCCTGAAGACGGATTAGACTTAGAAGAACTTATCAACGGGATAGAAAAAGACCTGCTCTTAAAAGCGCTCGAACGAGCCATGTGGGTCAAGAAAAAGGCCGCACGGCTTCTGAAACTCAACACGCGATCCTTTCGCTATCGACTAGAGAAGTATGCTATCAAGGGAGGCCGTGATTAG
- the ispE gene encoding 4-(cytidine 5'-diphospho)-2-C-methyl-D-erythritol kinase, producing MISPQPSPATIIVIAPAKINLTLRILDRRPDGFHNLWSIMQTVALDDEIEITLRTDRQDIHLRCDVMQLAADQSNLVYRAATAVLARAQRSIGLDIGLRKRIPMGAGLGGGSSDAAATIIGLNLLLQLEWSPAQMADVGHSLGSDVPFFLFAPSSFVAGRGETVRPVVIEGRRWVVLVNPGFGVDTKWAYQELAATRTAVTPLSPAHRKLDRQSRVSWTELVAAAENDFEAPVFAAHEKLREIKRSLQDHGAEIALLSGSGATVFGVFADEGRARLAQAHFIRENVMKVFVIQTCSSPLAWRYEQPR from the coding sequence GTGATTAGCCCCCAGCCGAGCCCAGCCACGATCATCGTTATTGCCCCTGCCAAAATCAACTTGACCCTGCGCATCCTCGACCGTCGTCCCGACGGGTTCCACAATCTCTGGTCGATCATGCAGACGGTTGCTCTCGACGACGAGATAGAAATCACGTTACGAACCGACCGCCAGGATATTCATCTGAGGTGTGATGTGATGCAACTGGCTGCAGACCAGAGTAACCTCGTCTATCGCGCAGCTACCGCGGTGTTGGCGCGGGCTCAGCGATCGATTGGACTCGATATTGGGTTGCGTAAGCGTATTCCAATGGGAGCAGGCCTCGGTGGCGGGAGCAGTGATGCTGCAGCGACCATCATAGGCTTGAACCTTCTCTTACAGCTGGAGTGGTCTCCGGCGCAGATGGCTGATGTCGGCCATTCGTTGGGTAGCGACGTGCCATTTTTTCTTTTTGCCCCTTCATCGTTTGTGGCAGGTCGAGGAGAAACAGTCCGGCCTGTGGTGATTGAAGGGCGCCGCTGGGTTGTGCTCGTCAATCCAGGTTTTGGGGTCGATACGAAGTGGGCCTATCAGGAATTGGCTGCTACCAGGACCGCTGTGACGCCTCTTTCACCGGCCCACCGAAAACTCGATCGGCAGTCGCGGGTGAGCTGGACCGAATTGGTTGCGGCGGCAGAGAACGATTTCGAGGCACCGGTTTTCGCCGCGCATGAAAAGCTTCGGGAGATCAAGCGGAGTCTACAGGATCACGGAGCCGAGATCGCGCTACTATCCGGAAGTGGAGCAACAGTGTTCGGGGTGTTTGCGGACGAAGGGCGCGCCCGCCTGGCTCAAGCTCATTTTATAAGAGAGAACGTGATGAAGGTGTTTGTCATTCAGACCTGCTCCAGTCCGCTCGCCTGGCGATATGAACAACCGCGATAG
- a CDS encoding ribose-phosphate pyrophosphokinase, whose product MSGELKIFSGNANPALAHEICSYLGTKLGEATVGSFSDGEIRVKIEENVRGGDVFVVQSSCQPVNDSLMELLIIIDALKRSSANRITAVIPYFGYARQDRKDQPRVPISAKLVADLISTAGTDRVLTMDLHAGQIQGFFNVPVDHLYALPVLLDYITKKKVVDLVVVSPDAGGVERARAFAKRLDASLAIIDKRREGPNQTAIMNIIGDVAGKSALLLDDMIDTAGTIVKGAQACMDRGAREVWTACTHAVLTGPALERIQQSCLKQVIVTNSIPLRGKELICPKLHQLSIAPLLGEAIRRIHEDESVSSLFA is encoded by the coding sequence ATGAGCGGAGAGCTAAAGATATTCTCTGGCAATGCGAATCCGGCCTTGGCCCATGAGATTTGTTCCTACCTCGGGACCAAACTCGGCGAGGCGACGGTCGGGTCCTTCAGCGACGGTGAAATTCGCGTTAAGATTGAAGAAAATGTTCGTGGCGGCGACGTGTTTGTCGTGCAGTCGAGTTGCCAGCCTGTCAACGACTCCCTGATGGAGTTGCTGATCATTATCGACGCGCTCAAGCGGTCCTCCGCGAATCGCATCACAGCGGTCATCCCCTATTTCGGCTATGCTCGCCAGGATCGGAAGGATCAGCCGCGTGTGCCGATTTCTGCGAAACTGGTGGCTGATCTCATCAGCACAGCCGGCACCGATCGGGTGCTGACAATGGACCTCCATGCAGGGCAGATCCAGGGATTCTTCAATGTGCCGGTAGACCACCTCTATGCATTGCCCGTACTATTGGATTACATCACGAAGAAGAAGGTCGTCGACCTCGTGGTTGTCTCGCCAGATGCAGGCGGAGTCGAGCGGGCCCGGGCCTTTGCGAAGCGGCTCGACGCGAGCCTGGCGATTATCGACAAGCGGCGTGAAGGACCGAATCAGACGGCCATTATGAACATCATCGGCGACGTTGCAGGGAAAAGTGCGCTCCTGCTGGATGACATGATCGACACGGCCGGCACCATTGTGAAGGGGGCGCAGGCCTGTATGGATCGCGGGGCTCGGGAAGTCTGGACCGCCTGTACCCACGCGGTGCTCACTGGGCCGGCGTTAGAACGGATTCAGCAATCCTGTCTGAAGCAAGTCATTGTGACTAACTCAATCCCCTTACGGGGTAAAGAGCTGATCTGCCCGAAGTTGCATCAATTATCGATCGCCCCACTGTTGGGTGAAGCGATCAGGCGAATCCATGAAGATGAGTCGGTGAGCTCACTGTTTGCCTAA
- a CDS encoding 50S ribosomal protein L25 encodes MKFELTVSVREKTGKGAARQLRRDGKVPGVLYGQGECLLLTIEPDSLVKILKAQAGGAALVSLTLTGAKSKPNRTALLRDFQVDPVEGNVLHADLFEISMDKPIRVKVPLHLTGGVPAGVKEGGILHHNMRELHIECLPAALPDFIEVDASGLAIAQGLHLKDLAAREGVRYLDDPDQMVVSVAAPMTEAKLESLLASGAAAPEGATEPEVAAKGKVAGEGAEGGEPAKAGAAAAAPDAKGGEKKGAAAPKAEKKEAEKKK; translated from the coding sequence ATGAAGTTCGAACTAACAGTCTCAGTGAGAGAGAAAACCGGAAAGGGTGCGGCACGCCAGCTTCGGCGGGATGGCAAGGTTCCCGGTGTGTTGTACGGTCAAGGTGAATGTCTGCTCTTGACCATTGAACCGGATAGCCTGGTCAAGATTTTGAAGGCCCAGGCGGGAGGAGCTGCGCTCGTATCGCTCACGCTCACTGGTGCGAAGTCGAAACCGAATCGGACCGCGCTCTTACGCGATTTCCAAGTCGATCCGGTTGAAGGGAATGTGCTCCATGCGGATCTGTTTGAAATCTCGATGGACAAGCCGATTCGCGTGAAGGTCCCCCTGCATTTAACTGGGGGAGTCCCCGCCGGCGTCAAAGAAGGCGGTATCCTTCATCACAATATGCGTGAGTTGCATATCGAGTGTCTCCCTGCTGCGTTGCCGGACTTCATTGAAGTCGATGCCTCGGGGCTCGCCATTGCGCAGGGTCTCCATCTGAAAGACCTGGCTGCGCGCGAAGGGGTGCGCTATCTGGATGATCCAGATCAAATGGTCGTGAGTGTCGCGGCGCCGATGACGGAAGCTAAACTCGAATCGCTCCTTGCAAGTGGTGCAGCCGCGCCGGAGGGTGCGACGGAGCCTGAGGTGGCTGCAAAGGGTAAAGTGGCAGGTGAAGGCGCTGAGGGTGGTGAGCCGGCGAAGGCCGGTGCCGCAGCTGCCGCTCCTGATGCCAAAGGCGGCGAGAAAAAAGGGGCTGCAGCGCCAAAAGCTGAGAAGAAAGAAGCCGAAAAGAAGAAGTAA
- a CDS encoding aminoacyl-tRNA hydrolase, whose translation MYLIVGLGNPGAAYAQTRHNVGMWVIERAAARWSIRLTKRGTAHRGGGRLGSQLLELAGALDWMNLTGPPLKGLLRECSLTADDLILVHDDLDLDLGRLRIKQAGGHGGHNGIKSVIDAIGTSQFVRVKIGIGRPAPRQDSADYVLQPFTKEELEVLSPCLDRAVEALECLIHRGVAVAMNQFNVREKPGEDEGTQPG comes from the coding sequence TTGTACCTCATCGTTGGGCTGGGCAACCCGGGGGCTGCCTATGCCCAAACCCGCCACAACGTCGGCATGTGGGTCATAGAGCGGGCCGCGGCTCGGTGGTCCATCCGTCTCACCAAGCGTGGCACGGCTCATCGTGGGGGGGGACGGCTCGGATCACAACTCCTCGAACTCGCCGGTGCCCTCGACTGGATGAACCTTACCGGTCCCCCGCTCAAAGGCCTTCTGCGTGAATGTTCGCTGACTGCCGACGATCTGATTCTCGTCCATGACGATCTTGATCTTGATCTGGGACGTCTCCGGATCAAACAAGCCGGTGGGCATGGGGGTCACAATGGGATCAAGTCGGTTATCGACGCGATCGGGACATCCCAGTTTGTACGGGTCAAGATCGGAATCGGTCGACCGGCGCCGCGTCAGGATTCGGCAGACTATGTGTTGCAGCCATTCACGAAGGAAGAGCTTGAGGTGTTGAGCCCTTGTCTCGACCGCGCTGTGGAGGCGTTGGAATGTCTCATTCATCGAGGGGTCGCGGTGGCGATGAATCAGTTTAATGTTCGCGAGAAACCTGGAGAAGATGAGGGGACGCAGCCAGGCTGA
- the ychF gene encoding redox-regulated ATPase YchF translates to MGLCCGMIGLPNVGKTTVFNALTGSGALAANYPFATVDPNTGIALVPDPRLGVLTELFKSKKTTYSTLEVRDIAGLVEGASKGEGLGNQFLGHIREVDALLHVVRCFQGTDVVHVSGGINPLSDIGVIETELMLADLETLDRRKQKTEKKVRAGDKKAAFEVAFIDKLIGLLDKGEWLGNLTYSPEERVVLDECQLLAAKPVLFVANVSEQANADEALVKLVREFADRRGARVVTICGQLEAELSTLSESERMDFLKEMGLTESGLVRLTREAYTLLNIITFFTAGEIESRAWPIPKGMKAPQAAGKIHSDMERGFIRAEVYHYDDLMACGSEAKVKEKGLFRLEGKDYVIKEADIVYFRFNV, encoded by the coding sequence ATGGGACTCTGTTGTGGAATGATTGGACTTCCGAACGTGGGGAAGACTACCGTCTTCAACGCGCTCACCGGCAGTGGCGCATTGGCTGCCAACTATCCCTTCGCGACCGTCGATCCCAATACCGGCATCGCGCTGGTGCCGGATCCGCGGCTCGGAGTCCTTACCGAACTCTTCAAGTCGAAGAAGACAACCTACAGTACGCTTGAGGTTCGCGATATTGCCGGCTTGGTGGAAGGGGCGAGCAAGGGTGAGGGGCTCGGCAATCAGTTTCTCGGCCACATCCGAGAAGTCGATGCGCTGCTCCATGTCGTCCGCTGTTTTCAGGGAACGGATGTGGTGCATGTCAGCGGCGGTATCAACCCGCTCAGTGACATCGGTGTGATCGAGACCGAGCTCATGTTGGCCGATCTCGAGACACTCGACCGGCGAAAGCAAAAGACGGAAAAGAAAGTCCGGGCCGGTGATAAAAAGGCCGCGTTCGAAGTGGCCTTCATAGACAAACTGATCGGACTGCTAGATAAGGGCGAATGGCTTGGCAACCTGACCTATAGCCCCGAAGAGCGTGTGGTGCTCGATGAATGTCAACTGTTGGCAGCGAAGCCGGTGCTCTTTGTGGCGAATGTGTCGGAACAGGCAAACGCCGACGAGGCATTGGTCAAGTTGGTTCGTGAGTTCGCCGACAGACGCGGCGCACGAGTCGTCACGATCTGCGGCCAGCTCGAAGCGGAGCTTTCCACTCTTTCTGAGAGTGAAAGGATGGACTTTCTCAAGGAAATGGGGCTTACGGAATCGGGCCTTGTCCGGCTGACCCGTGAAGCCTACACCTTGCTGAACATCATTACTTTCTTTACTGCCGGAGAGATCGAATCGCGGGCCTGGCCGATTCCCAAAGGCATGAAGGCTCCCCAAGCGGCGGGCAAGATTCATTCCGATATGGAGCGTGGCTTCATCCGTGCCGAGGTCTATCACTATGACGATCTTATGGCCTGCGGGTCGGAGGCGAAGGTGAAGGAGAAGGGACTGTTTCGGCTCGAAGGCAAAGACTACGTCATCAAAGAAGCCGACATCGTCTACTTTCGCTTCAACGTCTAG
- the rpsF gene encoding 30S ribosomal protein S6, whose translation MELYESLFIIRASVSDQETTALIEKMKAVAEKTGAQFIKSENWGKKKLAYEVKRERKGTYVYFYFRAPNVTVGELERSYRLEDSIIKFLTVHLKKELVPPRPREAISEEFAGGRI comes from the coding sequence ATGGAGCTCTACGAGTCTCTATTCATTATTCGTGCGTCTGTCTCTGACCAGGAGACCACGGCCTTGATCGAGAAGATGAAGGCGGTGGCAGAGAAGACCGGCGCGCAGTTCATCAAGTCAGAAAATTGGGGTAAGAAGAAACTTGCGTACGAGGTGAAGCGAGAACGGAAGGGGACCTACGTCTACTTCTATTTCAGGGCGCCTAATGTCACGGTCGGTGAATTAGAACGGTCCTATCGTTTGGAGGACTCTATCATCAAGTTCTTGACCGTCCATCTCAAGAAAGAACTGGTGCCGCCACGGCCGCGTGAGGCGATATCAGAGGAGTTTGCCGGTGGCAGGATTTAA